The Toxotes jaculatrix isolate fToxJac2 chromosome 6, fToxJac2.pri, whole genome shotgun sequence genomic interval TTTAACAACGGGCCATTAACAGagggcttttattgtgacaACAGTGAGCCGGAAGTGTTTCTGGTTGACTTTGAGCTCATCGTTAGTTTGAAGTGCAGCGATGCAGGTAAAGCTGATTTAACGTCGGTATATTGTAAACGTCggtgtgttgttttattgtgttaccACCCGGTGTGTTCTGTGGCGTGTTGGCGGCGGACGGTGCTTCTGCTTCACTCGGTTACATGTAAAGCTAGCAGCAGCTAGCTCGCTAGATTAGGTAGCGTCAGTTAGCATTTAGCTAGGTTACCATAATGAAGCTAACGTTTGTGTAAAGTTAGCTGTGAGTTAGTGGTTCCCACAGAGTGCCGTtgcggggtgtgtgtgtgcgtccagtgtgtgtgcagtgtgtataGTGTGTTTTCGGGTCTGAGCGGTTTGTTCTGTCTCTCGcagcaaagagaagagaagcagctCGAAGCCTCGGTGGAGTCTCTGTTCTCTCGGGTGGCTCATGTGAAAAACGCGCTCCACAGCTTCATTTGTAAACTGGAGAATGAACACGAGCGGTTAACATGGTACGTGACGCGCTGTGACACAGGCAGTACATTTCCGCTGTGGTTAAAGCTGAGGACAAAATTCAAATAGAAATACAAGTGTAACCGGAACCACGTGACTCCAGGTGCACTTTAATGAATGAGTGAAGGTCTTACACTCCTCATTCAGACCGAGTTGTATCTGAATGTAGGGTCTGTCTGTGGATGACCTCCAGCCtgaaatatttgatatttactgtaatatttattatttataaagttATTTTTATCATATTCATCTGTATGAGGACGTGCGGTGGAAGCCATGAACAGCCCACCGTCTTTAGGGACACTGTGTATTCTGCTCTGTTTCAGAGTCTGTGTCAGGAAATATGTGAGCGTCAGATTTAGGTTTCTGAGTCAGatgctgtgatgtgtgtttgtgtcattcaGGCCGTCGGTGTTGGACAACTTTGCTCTGCTGTCTGGTCAGCTCAACACTATCAATAAACTGCTCAAGAATGAGAAGACGCCATCCTTTCGCAACCAGGTTATAAtacctctgcttctgtctccagacagagatgaagattTAGCAGTGAGTATCTTTAACCCTGAAAGCCTgaaagtgtctgtctgtctgtgtgtgtgtctgtctgtctgaggccTAACAGTTTACCACTGCTGCCTGTTCTTCTTCAGAAAGTCACAGAGCAGCGTGTCCCAGTGTTCAGCCATGAAATTGTACCGGACTATTTACGGACGAAGCCTGATCcggaggtggaggagcaggagaagcagCTGAGTGCAGAGGCAGCACGTATTGGCCCTGAGGTGGCACAGGTCAGTCATAATATGAACAGAGTTGTTTGATGCTGTATGAGTATCTTGCATtactaacccccccccccccccccaaatatttttcacatcagAAACAAATCCAGGCGTTGAATAAGCTGTGTTCCAGTCTGCTGGAGAAGCTGAGCAATCCCCGCGATGACAGAGATGCAGAAAGTGCAGGTGTGTTGCCCGTTCACTGTGTTTACTAAAGTATGGATCCTTTTAAATTGCTCAGTAAATAAACTTATGTTGTGTCTGTCTCAGCACTGAGACAGAACAAATCGTCTTTCAACCCTGCGGACACTAACGCACTGGTTGGAGCAGTTGCATTTGGAAAGGGACTTTCCAAATGCAGGCCTCCAGGTCCAGTTGCCCCTGGACACCCAGGACAAGGACCCATGATGAGTGGAGGTCCTACCTTACAGCAAGTAACCATTGGTGGTGGTTCAAGTCAGCAAGCAGGTATGGGAGGATCTGTGGCTCCACAGCAGCAAGGACAGCCAGGTAGGAGACATGGAGAGCTGGGTTAGTATTTCATATGACTGCTCTGAGTGTTACTTTGCATTACACAGCAGCATGTgagcacacacagtcacagccaaCGCAAAGGAAACAACGTCCACTGTAGCATTAAAACACATGGTGGAGTGTGTGGAGGGACAGGATGCAGACAGTAACACAACGATCTCCATCTCACTgttaaaacacagctgctgttcatTGTATATGGTCAGAATGATCCCACACTGAACTGTACAggctgttgttttcatttcagtctctGAATGTACCTCAAGCTTTTTGCTAATACACAGGtttctgtttccataaacagCTCGGGACAATAATCTGtgatctctctccctctcaggaAAAATGCCAAGCAGCATCAAGACAAACATCAAATCTGCATCTGGTTCAATGCATCCCTACAACAGATGAGCTCCTTCCTTTAACCTGTGTTTCTACAGCAGTTAATATTTACAGTGTGTACATGTCACCTTTGGATGCTGTGTTATTTTCATGGAACTCTGCTAACTTCTAAAAAGCTGTTCCTGTTCTCTCAGACTAAATGCTGCTCCTTGTCACTGCCGTGGAACTTCTTTTATACCGAACTGACACTGAGCTGCAGCGTCTGAGCCACCAGATGGCAGTATGTCATCACACGGTGGATCACAGCAGCTTGTGTTTGAACTGTGCTGCGGACACGTCttcaataaaacatgttaaaaacacGTCCTGTTTGTGTCATCAACACATTTAAATCCATATTTAAATAATGTTCTTCTAAGTATGAGTAAGATTCTGTTTGAATAAAGTAATAACTCACTCACTAGATCCTGCAGGTAAACTGTGTTACAGTGGTTTGCCAGTTGTACCAGTTAAAATGGCAATCTTGTTGTAATTGACTACCACTACTGTCTTATATCACTCGCATAGATGGAACGGGATCCATCAAATGACCATCCCAGCATTTCAGATCTTATGTCTGCTCAGTATTTCTCCCATTTTCatcttctcctgcttctctttGCCCATTTAGCTGCAGAACCAAAGGTGAGAGTAATGAGGGTGGACGTTGCTCCGTGTGGCCTGATAATGTCAAAGTGTTTAAGGGGGGAAATGTGGAAGTATCGGTGCTGACGTGTGAGAGGGGCCTCTCTCCACGCCGGCTCTCTCTGTCCACTCCAATCCCTGTCCTGCCGCACAGCACAGTGACCGTGCTGCTGTCACAGCGTGCAGGCGCATGGCTGACCTACATACACCCTCTGTCCCCGAACAGGCAGACGTCTCGCTGTGTCAGCCACCACGGCCAGACGCTCTGCTGAGACAGCTCAAAGCTGCACAAGGTCACAGTTGTGTCTTCGGATGAGGTCTAAATTATAACAAAGAGCTAACAGGCAACATCCTGCTAACCTCAGAAAACAGAGGGTGTACTGAGGCTTCAGCCAAACTATCACCCTTTTTACCTCACTGTCATATTTAACACTGTATTAGCAACATCAGTGAAACTTTGGTTTTCTGAACTCTTTGTTATTTGTTCCTGCTTTAGAGTTCAGCTTAGTCAGTGACACCTGGTTAAATCACCATTTCCTGTGTGGTAATGAGTTTGAAAAGCCTGAACAGTAATTACAACATTAATGTTACTCTGACAGAAATTatgctcactcactcactcaacTCAGAGAAAATCAGTATTAAAGAAGTATGTGGCTGCCTGGGTGGGAGAACACAGGCCAAAAGCAGAAGAACATGAGATCTGTGGTAAATGGCCTGAAATATGCAAAAGCACTAACAATTTAATTTCCCCAGTGAAGAGCTGAAACTGAGGATCTTACTAATTTTACTGCATTTCTTTTATCAGATGCTTCCACTGATATTTAATTTGCATGTTGCAAAAGAGCAATGTTATGTGACTTTagatatttaataataataaagtgcTATGATCATTTTGTTAGATCTTGTTTCTGGGTTTGTTACCTGGAGAGTAGGTAACAAACCCAGAAAGCTGTCGTCTGAGGCACTTTGCTGTGTTCTACACTGAAAGGCCTCAAAAGTGTAAACTCAGGAATGAAGCTGACATTTGGCCTCTTACAGCACAACAGAACACATGATGGTAGAATTTAAACTACAGACAGTTCCCCTGAGGGAAATCCAGAGAGTGGTGCGGTGTgctattgtgtgagtgtgtgtgtctgtgtcagtacTGTGTGGTGTGTAGCACAGCACACCTATAGCTTTACTACAGTTCTAATTACAGagttagagacagagacagagttattacagagagagacagctgtgCCTGCTCTTGCTCTgcaacaactcttactttggaggatccccaatccatctacatcagacctgcccgtgtacctccaccatttactgatggaaaacttagcaacgtACTGagctaacaatgattttactcaatatcacaaaatgtatctcagatgccaaaacagattttaaatgcattgataaaacatcatccatgggctgaataactgctggagaaagcaacatcagaaacatatttacaaccaattcatcacaTCAGAGCAGCAACGTTCTCTCAATAACTCCATTTAAACCAATTATCAATaaccagtcaaaatacaggcaagtcattatcaGCGTCTTGGTCCTTAGAATCAGTTATGATCTTAGAGAAGTTATCACCAGGGAATGGCAAAGCTAATCAACATATTAAAAGAATTTACTAATTTACACgtggaaacagtgaaaaaaaaaagtgtgtgtataaatatatatatagggaGAGACTGAAATCAGACCCAACACAGGGTCCCCAAATCAGCCAtattagagagagacagacccAACGGGCCCCAACTCAGGGCCCCCTATCAACCATAttagacaaagagagacaggccCTAAACTGCCCCAATGCTGGGTCCCCAGATCAGCCCCTAGCAGGCTgatcagagggagagagacaggtgtgtgtgtgtgtgtgtgtgtgtgtgtgtgtgtgtgtgtgtgtgtgtgtgtgtgtgtgtgtgtgtgagagagacagagactggcaTGGCGGCCGAGCAAACAAcagcattaaagaaaaaaaacctggctCATACATCttgaagacaaacagacagcagccacGTCGGAGGGATGGACCAGAAGAAATTTTgtagaacaacaacaaaacaacaaacaaacaaccgcccgaccaatAGAAAGACGACACATGGCCGCCATtttggatggacaggaacaaattttgtaggaggaaaagttatggcacggcggccagacatcccatcagaatttaaatatgtcaaaccaccaagaccgaaggaatatttactacagaaccaggtgagctccaccttaaacaATAAGCCCAGGTGGCACGAGCGCACCGTAAACTGTGGCTGTTTGGGGCTCGTGTGAAATCGTggatgttgtgtgtactcacttttcgtagaaagtccagaaagccgtttccaaaccgtacgatggagacacgcgcactgaggctgtgtgcgcgagcgtgaGCAGAAAATGGCGTCTGTGGCTCTCGCGAGcgcctctgttgcagcatctgaaacaTAAATTCACAGGCTGCTACACCTGGTCCGACACACCTGCTCTGACACACCTGCTCTGGCACACCTGCTCTGACACACCTGCTCTGGCACACCTGGTCTGATACACCtgctctgtttccctcagtgtgctcacactgatccatactcactcagaaactcggtggcagtctgtgttccgcgcacacgcgctctcctctcctccaaaccggcgcggtaatggcggactcggtgcagCGCGCGGTGGTcgcagtggtaccgtggtttagctgaagcacgagctgaaaccagctccagcACGCGACTCAGCGTCCTGTTTGATTAGGTCACACAtggactcaaagtcccgggtcttcacctgatcaATAACAGTATTCcacagatttgaatgaactcaCGACCAGCGTCTCTCCGTACCCCCCTGTTTCTAGCGTCCTCGCGGCCAGCACCTGCCCGTTTTAACTCCCACCccctaacaaccaggtgggtcgctatctctgattggctaatgattggccagtgataactGAGCCAGACCATTATAGAAACCAATGGGGGTGTGCGCTACTGCAAAATCCAGTATGATCCCAAGCAAACACAGGCCCAGTGCTGCTGATACAGAAATCTACATCAATACTTCTTTACTCAGAAGCAGCTTATCTACTTCAGTGCAGGGCGGAGCATTGCGTCATAATGACGTGATGCAATATGCAAACggaaattgaaaatttgaattttta includes:
- the med8 gene encoding mediator of RNA polymerase II transcription subunit 8, producing MQQREEKQLEASVESLFSRVAHVKNALHSFICKLENEHERLTWPSVLDNFALLSGQLNTINKLLKNEKTPSFRNQVIIPLLLSPDRDEDLAKVTEQRVPVFSHEIVPDYLRTKPDPEVEEQEKQLSAEAARIGPEVAQKQIQALNKLCSSLLEKLSNPRDDRDAESAALRQNKSSFNPADTNALVGAVAFGKGLSKCRPPGPVAPGHPGQGPMMSGGPTLQQVTIGGGSSQQAGMGGSVAPQQQGQPGKMPSSIKTNIKSASGSMHPYNR